The Acidobacteriota bacterium genomic interval GCCGCACAGCCCGACGAGAAGGAAATGAATCGCGTCGAGGCGATCATCGGATCGATGACGACAGGCGAGCGCCGGAACTACAAGGTAATTGACGGCAGCCGGCGTCGGCGCATCAGTCGGGGGAGCGGGACCAGCGTGGAGGACGTCAACCGGCTGCTTCGCCAGTTTACCCAGATGCGGAAGATGTTGAAGGCGGTCGGCGGAATGGGCGGGGGCACCGGCAACCGCAAGCGGATGCGACAGACCATGGCGATGCTCAAGGGACGAAGCCTGAGAGCGTGAACTGAGAGGGGCCGATCCGGCTCCGGGTGAAGGAGAGACATGTTAGCGATTCGTATGACCAGAATTGGCTCGAACAAACGACCGACGTTCCGCGTGGTCGTCACTGAGGCGCGTTCGCCCCGCGACGGCCGGGTGGTGGAGACCCTGGGGTTCTACAACCCCAAGACCAAGCCCGCCACGCTCAAGGTGGATCGTGAGCGGCTGACGCACTGGCTGACCGTCGGCGCGCAGCCAAGCAGCACGGTCAAGAGCCTGATGAAGAAGTACCAGGAGCCGCCGGTCGAGGCGAAGGCCGCGGCCGCG includes:
- the rpsP gene encoding 30S ribosomal protein S16, whose product is MLAIRMTRIGSNKRPTFRVVVTEARSPRDGRVVETLGFYNPKTKPATLKVDRERLTHWLTVGAQPSSTVKSLMKKYQEPPVEAKAAAAPTAL